A single Saccharolobus shibatae B12 DNA region contains:
- the csa3 gene encoding CRISPR-associated CARF protein Csa3: MKSYFVTMGFNETFLLRLLNETSAQKEDNLVIIVPSPIISGTRTAIDSLRAQTSRLNYPFPRVYEIDITDFNSALSKILDILLPLSEPIISDLTMGMRMINTLLLLGIIVSRKKFTIYVRDEGGGSKVISFSDKAITALMRDYSREEMKLLNLLYETKGAGVTELAKMLDKSEKTLINKIAELKKFGILIQKGKDRKVELNELGLNIIKLNRSVVNSVKSSEQLIEEGERS, encoded by the coding sequence ATGAAGTCATATTTTGTCACCATGGGATTTAATGAAACTTTTCTGCTGAGACTTCTAAATGAAACTTCGGCACAAAAAGAAGATAATCTTGTAATCATTGTTCCCTCTCCAATTATCTCTGGAACTAGGACTGCAATAGATAGTTTAAGGGCTCAAACTTCAAGGTTAAACTATCCGTTTCCGAGGGTTTACGAAATAGACATAACCGACTTCAATTCAGCTCTCTCCAAGATCTTGGATATCCTCTTGCCTTTATCAGAGCCAATAATAAGCGACCTAACAATGGGAATGAGGATGATAAACACTTTACTTCTCTTAGGGATTATCGTGAGTAGGAAGAAGTTCACGATTTACGTTAGAGATGAGGGTGGGGGTAGTAAGGTTATTTCATTTAGCGATAAAGCAATAACGGCTTTAATGAGGGATTATAGCAGAGAGGAAATGAAGCTACTTAATTTACTCTACGAAACGAAAGGAGCTGGAGTAACGGAGCTCGCTAAAATGTTAGATAAGAGTGAGAAGACTTTGATAAACAAAATAGCTGAGTTAAAGAAATTCGGTATCTTAATACAGAAAGGCAAGGATAGAAAGGTTGAGCTGAATGAGTTGGGATTGAATATTATTAAACTAAATAGGAGTGTTGTAAACAGCGTCAAAAGCAGTGAGCAACTGATTGAGGAAGGAGAGAGAAGCTAA